In a single window of the Lineus longissimus chromosome 4, tnLinLong1.2, whole genome shotgun sequence genome:
- the LOC135486003 gene encoding class E basic helix-loop-helix protein 22-like: protein MEEYRTLALTGSMADRVDREQEMYRNMALMHHHKEGGAHQDQGHGDPPIDVTSIQVGGSPRGNDDGNFSDGSSASSRNDMERFGEEYEDRNLDIRPGKKHKGEKVVRLNINARERRRMHDLNDALDELRSVIPYAHSPSVRKLSKIATLLLAKNYILMQANALDEMRRLVTYMNQSHASTLPQPCYDLSAYSGRLPPSAIPGHLDKMPSLYPPPRPVSPNIRGNSPNDNS, encoded by the coding sequence ATGGAGGAGTATCGTACGTTGGCTTTAACAGGTAGCATGGCTGACCGTGTTGACCGTGAGCAGGAGATGTATAGGAACATGGCCCTCATGCATCATCACAAGGAGGGTGGTGCACATCAGGACCAGGGGCACGGCGACCCTCCCATTGATGTGACAAGTATACAAGTCGGTGGGTCGCCCCGTGGGAATGATGATGGCAATTTCAGTGACGGCAGTTCGGCCAGTTCGCGAAATGACATGGAGAGATTCGGTGAAGAATACGAGGATAGGAATTTGGACATAAGACCTGGCAAGAAACATAAAGGAGAGAAAGTTGTTAGATTGAACATTAACGCCCGCGAACGCCGTAGGATGCATGATTTAAACGACGCTCTGGACGAACTAAGGTCCGTGATTCCATATGCACATAGTCCTTCTGTGAGGAAACTTTCAAAAATAGCCACCTTACTTTTGGCGAAAAATTATATATTGATGCAAGCGAATGCTCTTGATGAAATGAGGCGATTGGTGACTTACATGAATCAGTCACACGCAAGTACTCTGCCGCAACCGTGTTACGACCTTTCTGCTTACTCCGGCAGGTTGCCCCCTTCAGCTATTCCGGGACACTTGGACAAAATGCCATCTCTATACCCGCCTCCTAGGCCTGTGTCGCCGAACATTCGAGGTAACAGTCCTAATGACAACTCGTGA